Below is a window of Agrobacterium sp. RAC06 DNA.
CGCGAGAGATATCTTCTGGCGCCAATGATTTGTCCAAGCGAACCGAGCAGCAGGCGGCAGCCCTTGAGGAGACGGCCGCAGCGCTTGACGAGATCACTGTGAATGTGTCGACCTCATCCAAGCGCACCGAGGAAGCACGGACCGTCGCAATCCTTGCCAACCAAAATGCAGCCAAGTCGGCAGACGTCGTGTCTAATGCCGAAGAGGCTATGCGCCGCATCGAGGAAAGCTCGCAGCAGATTTCCAATATCATCGGGGTGATCGATGAGATCGCCTTCCAGACCAACCTGCTTGCGCTGAATGCCGGCGTAGAAGCCGCTCGCGCAGGTGACGCGGGCAAGGGGTTTGCCGTCGTTGCCCAGGAAGTTCGTGAGCTCGCCCAGCGTTCGGCAAGCGCTGCCAAGGAGATCAAGGGTCTTATCCATAATTCCTCGAGCGAAGTCGACAACGGTGTCAAGCTGGTGCGTGACACCGGCATGGCATTGAAGGCAATTGGCGACTATGTTTCGCAGATCAATCAGCTGATGGATGCGATTGCCACCTCCGCCCGCGAACAGTCCACTGGACTCGCTGAAGTCAACACCGCTGTGAACCAGATGGACCAGACCACGCAGCAGAATGCCGCGATGGTTGAGCAGTCGACTGCAGCCTCCGCAGCACTTGCCCAGGAAGCCACGCGCCTTCGCTCGCTGGTCGGCCAGTTCACTCTCTCTGGCCGCGCAACATCAGCAGCGGTCTCAGACCATCGGCCAGCAGCCGCGCCTGTTCGCCGCGCTCCGGCAGCCCATGGTAACCTTGCTGTGAAGGAAGAATGGAGCGAGTTCTAATCGGGGACTGCAAGCAGGCCTCCGATGAAATTCGGAAGGCCTTGCTTGCTGCCGGTTTCATGGACACCGAGATGAGCGAGTGACCCCCTGGTTTCAAAGCCATGAGGGCAGCCTGGGTCCGGTTAGGTCTTCCTCTGGACAATGTTCGATGCGCGGGGGCTTTACACCATTGACCAAGAGCATTCGCGCCAATTCAAGGGTCTCAAAGCCGAAGTCGTTGAACTGCTTTGCCATTATCCAAGAAGACGGGACGCCCTCCCGCTCCTTCTTTGCGCATGATTATAGTACTCTGAAGCCTGCTGCACGGAGCGATGTCTTGATTGCTCCATAGCCTCAGGCACAGGGGTTCCGCGATCGGCTGCCTCAGTCAGATAACCAGAACGCAGGCCATTAGCGGAAAATTCTCTTGGATCTAGCCCAAGCCATCTGGGCACGTTGCTTAACGATATCGTTAATAGCCTTTGGGTCCAGCGGTCGACGCGAAACATTGCCCCACCGATCCATTGCCCTGAAGACACTGCCCTTGTCGATTTTCGCAGCCGCAAGCCACGCGTTCACGGCATCGACCGGTCGACCGCTGATATAGACCACTTCATCGTTGTCCGCATCGCTGGTCTTCGTGCGACCGAGATGAATGGAAAGAGAGAGCAGGGGAGGGCCCCCGTCAATCTGGATTGGCTCTTCCGGCAGTAGCTGTTCTTTTCCGAGACCAGCGATCTCGCTGCGGCGCCGCTCGAGCAGTCCTCGAAAGAGATTTCGAACATCATCAGTGTCATTGCTGAAATTGCGTTTCAGACGAACCTGCTTGCGCTCAACGCAGGCGTCGAGGCCGCAAGAGCGGGTGAGGCAGGTAAGGGCTTTGCGGTTGTTGCCCAGGAAGTCCGCTAACTTGCCCAACGCTCTGCAAAGGCCGCCAAGGAGACCAATCAGCTGATCAAAAGTTCCTCGGACGAGGTCAATACGGGCGTCAAGTTGGTGGCTGATACGGGCATTGCGCTCGAGGGTATCCAGAACAATGTCGCGAGCGTCAACGAGCATATGACTGCGATCGCTGGAGCGGCAAAAGAGCAGGCGATCGGGCTGTCGGAGGTGAACAGTGCCGTCAACCAACTGGATCAGGTAACGCAGCAGAATGCTGCGATGGTGGAAGAGTCCACGGCAGCCAGCAATGCTCTGCTCAACGAGATTGAGGGGCTGCGACAGTCGCTTTCTCGTTTCGCGAAGACCCCAAATGACAAGCCGGTTCGCGGATTGCCTCGATTGATTGCGACCGCAAGCTAGTCTAGGCGCATGAGAACGGCACGACCTGGTGTCGGTGAAACCTTTGGCAAACTCAACTCGGGTGGAAGTGCCGCTGGTCGGGTCCGCTCATGGAAGTAGGTACCGCGCCGCAAATGGGGCTAAGACCGATGTTGCCACAGCGTTAAGCGCCATTGCAATGCCGGCGAACAGTCCTGCTGTGGCGTTTACCTCGTAGGCGCGAGCCGTACCGATCCCGTGGGACGTCAACCCTACAGCAAATCCACGAGCGGCGTAGTCGTTTATTCGCATCATGGTCATGAAGGGCGTAACGATCAGCGCGCCGAAGATGCCGGTCAGAATGACTAGTACAGCCGTCAATGAGGGATCGCCGCCAAGCGATTGTGAAACCGCCATCGCCACGCCGGCTGTTGCCGATTTTGGAAGAAAAGACAGCAGTATGTCCCGCGGGAGGTCAAAGACTTGGCCGAGCGCGATCACAGAGGCCATAGCCACGATTGAACCGACCAGGAGCGCCACAGAGATCGGCAGCAGTAAGGCCCTGACTTCGTTCCATTTCCTATACAAAGGTACGGCGATTGCCACTGTAGCTGGGCCCAGCAAGAAGTGGATGAATTGGGCTCCCGCGAAGTAACGCTCATATGGCACTTCGGCCGCGATCATCATGACGGAAAGTGCAAGTATGGAGATGAGCACTGGATTAACCAGGGGATGCCGTCCCAGTCTTTTTGAAAGCTCGGAAGCCAAGATCCAGGTAAATAGGGTCAATGTGAGCCATAAGAGAGGGGAGGCTGAAAGGTAGACCCAGAGCTCAATCGGCGATCGGTTCATGACCGACGCCGTACAGAGATCAGCTTTCTGACCAGGATGAATGCCCAAACCGTGAGCATCAATGTGATAATCGCGGACAAAATGAGCACGGCACCGAGTGCCCATATCTGAGCACTCAGAATGCTGGCCAGCGCTACGACGCCGACACCTGCCGGTACAAAAAACAGCCCCAGATTTGACAGTAGGGTTTCGGCGGCCTCATCGATACTTGCTGCTTCCTGCGTCCATAGGCGATCCAGTACCGGAAGAGCTGCAAACAAGAGCACAAGCCCCGCCACGGGACCTGGTATGGATACTCCCAGCAAGAACACAAGGCTCTCGCCCACCAACTGGAACAGCAGAAGGACGGCAAGTCCACGAAGCATCGGGCTCTCCTAGAATCGCATTTGGGCCAACAGCCCCGGCATTTGAGTGTGTCGTCAAAGACTGCGCAGTTAAATTCTCAACGCCTTCGATCGATGGACAAATTTAGCTTAGAAGGCGGGATGCACGGCCGCTGCGTCTCTGTGCGTGGTTATAGTACTCCGCAGCCTGCTGCACGGATCGGTGACGCGACTGCTCCATGGCCTCAGGCAGGGGAATGCCGCGATTCGCCGCTTCGGTCAGATAACCAGAGCGTAGGCCATGGGCGGAAAACTCCGTCGGATCGAGCCCGGCCAGTTCCGCCCGGTGCTTTAGAATGTCATTGATGGCCTTCGGATCCAAGGGCCGGCGCGAAACATTGCCCCAGCGATCGATCGCCCGGAAGACGCTACCCTTGTCGATCTTCGCTGCGTCGAGCCAGGCGTTCAGAGTGTTGACAGGGCGGCCGGTGAGATAAACAAATTCGTCGTTGTCGGCACC
It encodes the following:
- a CDS encoding LrgB family protein, yielding MNRSPIELWVYLSASPLLWLTLTLFTWILASELSKRLGRHPLVNPVLISILALSVMMIAAEVPYERYFAGAQFIHFLLGPATVAIAVPLYRKWNEVRALLLPISVALLVGSIVAMASVIALGQVFDLPRDILLSFLPKSATAGVAMAVSQSLGGDPSLTAVLVILTGIFGALIVTPFMTMMRINDYAARGFAVGLTSHGIGTARAYEVNATAGLFAGIAMALNAVATSVLAPFAARYLLP
- a CDS encoding CidA/LrgA family protein, which produces MLRGLAVLLLFQLVGESLVFLLGVSIPGPVAGLVLLFAALPVLDRLWTQEAASIDEAAETLLSNLGLFFVPAGVGVVALASILSAQIWALGAVLILSAIITLMLTVWAFILVRKLISVRRRS